A genomic segment from Gorilla gorilla gorilla isolate KB3781 chromosome 3, NHGRI_mGorGor1-v2.1_pri, whole genome shotgun sequence encodes:
- the LOC134758288 gene encoding collagen alpha-1(I) chain, producing the protein MWGVWEGHAGGVERTWGSCGNNTGVAWALLPVSLLWTRLPVCGTQGGALWPSSCSTFPAATSFEVALPEAPPDVSGELQPDFGHSRQCLWGERHPPAGLPPPPAPRRQMGSSKGLQGGVPRPCRWKVAQSGWQEKGPTGLNRQVPIEGPLQRRFKEPSPRVGGLGPAPGGQRRPQAWRAGWSSRRALQGEWEETGKPGRGSAGRRQGCVGQGGLHSLASSWPGWAPSSSLGQLRRRPWEESPCSGPRDLLPSLESLSWPRCRDTLPSLAGGLVSAGRGGNVGQRFQVWPGARGSGRKNTQRGLPGRGLTPQPAAPTPRPAAPNSQPAAPTPGPASPTPQPAAPNPQPAEASPLTARGSNPAAGGSGLRTTGRAPQAAPPAGLCSHRRPLEMARGWCP; encoded by the coding sequence ATGTGGGGGGTGTGGGAAGGACATGCGGGTGGCGTGGAAAGGACGTGGGGGAGCTGTGGGAATAACACGGGGGTGGCGTGGGCCCTGctccctgtctctcttctttGGACGAGGCTGCCAGTATGTGGAACCCAGGGGGGTGCCCTGTGGCCCAGCAGCTGTTCCACCTTCCCTGCAGCCACAAGCTTTGAAGTGGCCTTGCCAGAGGCCCCACCGGACGTCTCCGGGGAGCTGCAGCCAGACTTTGGGCACAGCAGGCAGTGCCTATGGGGAGAGAGACACCCTCCAGCCggcctccctccacccccagccccccgACGGCAAATGGGCTCCTCCAAGGGTCTTCAGGGAGGTGTGCCAAGGCCGTGTCGTTGGAAGGTGGCGCAGTCAGGGTGGCAGGAAAAAGGACCAACAGGGCTCAACCGGCAGGTCCCGATAGAGGGACCACTTCAGAGGCGGTTCAAGGAGCCGAGCCCCAGGGTGGGAGGCCTGGGACCAGCCCCCGGGGGACAGCGACGGCCCCAGGCCTGGAGGGCCGGATGGAGCAGCCGGCGTGCCCTGCAGGGGGAGTGGGAAGAAACGGGGAAGCCGGGCCGCGGTAGCGCAGGCCGCAGGCAGGGCTGTGTGGGACAGGGCGGCTTGCACAGCTTAGCTTCTTCCTGGCCCGGGTGGGCTCCGTCCTCTTCTCTGGGCCAGCTGCGCCGGAGGCCCTGGGAAGAGTCCCCCTGCTCTGGCCCGCGGGACCTGCTCCCCAGCCTGGAAAGTCTGAGCTGGCCCCGCTGCCGGGACACCCTCCCCAGCCTCGCTGGTGGCCTAGTTTCTGCCGGGCGCGGGGGGAATGTGGGTCAGCGTTTCCAAGTCTGGCCCGGGGCCAGAGGCAGTGGAAGGAAAAACACTCAGCGGGGGCTGCCTGGCAGAGGCCTCACCCCACAGCCGGCGGCTCCAACCCCACGGCCGGCGGCTCCAAACTCACAGCCGGCGGCTCCAACCCCAGGGCCCGCGTCTCCAACCCCACAGCCGGCGGCTCCAAATCCGCAGCCAGCAGAGGCCTCACCTCTCACAGCCCGCGGCTCCAACCCCGCAGCCGGCGGCTCAGGGCTCAGGACCACAGGGAGGGCGCCCCAGGCAGCACCTCCTGCTGGGCTCTGCTCCCACCGCCGTCCTCTGGAGATGGCCCGAGGCTGGTGCCCATGA
- the LOC101136097 gene encoding LOW QUALITY PROTEIN: uncharacterized protein (The sequence of the model RefSeq protein was modified relative to this genomic sequence to represent the inferred CDS: inserted 1 base in 1 codon; deleted 1 base in 1 codon): MGPQHGTGPDPPPLCHCPHTAGGGXGGTGAPAFGLQGIWVPLAVGDRRGPCGQSASMGAPGQPRQGGRGKGQEASAQTRYGGNSPHGRGQNRLEGPGVQVCCNRARRARGCPHPGQRHHVVLSQWSGSGLVGGIEDTAGLAPPPGAGLPPRAHSKGRDQRDQRGGGLHPPSPLCSPPPYHPVQRCPRRWESCEVRPHLACSGCPASC; the protein is encoded by the exons ATGGGGCCCCAGCATGGCACAGGGCCAGACCCACCCCCTCTTTGTCACTGCCCACATACTGCGGGGGGAG GTGGAGGAACTGGGGCACCTGCATTTGGCCTGCAGGGAATCTGGGTCCCGCTGGCTGTGGGTGACCGCAGAGGGCCATGTGGGCAGAGTGCATCCATGGGCGCCCCAGGCCAACCtcgtcagggtgggagggggaagggCCAGGAAGCCTCAGCCCAGACCAGGTATGGTGGGAACAGTCCACACGGGAGGGGCCAGAACCGTCTAGAAGGCCCTGGTGTACAGGTCTGCTGCAACAGAGCCAGGAGGGCACGGGGGTGCCCACATCCAGGGCAGAGGCACCACGTGGTGCTCAGTCAGTGGTCGGGGTCAGGCCTGGTTGGTGGCATCGAGGACACTGCAGGCTTGGCCCCACCTCCAGGAGCTGGGCTTCCTCCACGTGCTCACAGCAAAGGCAGGGACCAGAGG GACCAGAGGGGTGGGGGGCTGCACCCACCCTCTcctctctgctcccctcccccttACCACCCCGTCCAGCGATGTCCACGCAGATGGGAGAGTTGTGAGGTGCGTCCACACCTGGCCTGCAGTGGCTGCCCAGCTTCCTGCTAG